A single genomic interval of Methyloceanibacter caenitepidi harbors:
- a CDS encoding DUF4336 domain-containing protein: MALDPVGDNLWLTEGPIVDFYSFPYPTRMVIARFDNGDLWVWSPVKLDEDLRAEVDALGRVAHLVSPNKIHHLYLPGWHAAYPDAALWGPASTIKRFPALPFQQPLEDTPPSAWQPDIDQAWFRGSIMMDEIVFFHRPSQTVILADLIEAFSEEFLKEHWSWWQRPLAVLDGVTLKKPGAPREWRLSFTDRKPARAARDKVLGWPAERVIMAHGEWQRENGHAFLKRALAWLGG; this comes from the coding sequence ATGGCCCTCGATCCCGTCGGCGATAATCTCTGGCTGACCGAAGGGCCGATCGTCGACTTCTACAGCTTCCCCTACCCCACGCGCATGGTGATCGCGCGGTTCGACAATGGCGATCTGTGGGTCTGGTCGCCGGTCAAGCTGGACGAGGATCTCAGGGCCGAGGTCGACGCGCTGGGGCGGGTCGCCCATCTCGTGAGCCCCAACAAGATCCATCACCTCTATCTGCCGGGATGGCACGCGGCCTATCCGGACGCGGCACTATGGGGACCGGCCTCCACGATAAAGCGCTTTCCTGCCCTGCCGTTCCAGCAGCCGCTCGAGGATACGCCGCCTTCAGCCTGGCAGCCGGATATCGATCAGGCTTGGTTCCGGGGCTCGATCATGATGGATGAGATCGTGTTCTTTCATCGGCCGTCCCAGACCGTGATCCTCGCCGATCTCATCGAGGCTTTCAGCGAGGAATTTCTGAAGGAGCATTGGTCGTGGTGGCAACGGCCGCTGGCAGTGCTGGACGGCGTCACGCTCAAGAAACCGGGGGCGCCGCGCGAATGGCGTCTGTCCTTCACCGACCGGAAGCCTGCCCGTGCCGCACGGGACAAAGTCCTAGGCTGGCCCGCCGAGCGCGTGATCATGGCCCATGGCGAATGGCAGCGCGAGAACGGGCATGCGTTCTTGAAGCGTGCCCTCGCGTGGCTGGGCGGTTAG
- a CDS encoding beta-ketoacyl-[acyl-carrier-protein] synthase family protein, with the protein MTHSNGRRRVVVTGQGVVTPLGTGVEKFWSGLKSGSCGIREVQSFETDELYITIAGEVPDFDPRERELSKQLLMADKYSQYAGCAAREAVQQSGIETPISDEDAYRTACIIGSGVGGLTTLEFSYKMLFKENKRATHPLTLLKAIGSSASAHVSIEYGIKGPTFGVVSACSTATHSIGVVYQMIKSGLIDTGIAGAAEASLNWGATRAWQAMRVLSPDGLFPFSKTRNGTVLAEGSGILVLEEYEKAKARGAPILAELMGFGMTADAADMVNPSIEGASTAMKMALDEAELAPSDIDYINAHGTATAVNDVNETRAIKHVFGNAANNLSISSTKSMHGHTLGACGGIEAAASIKALEENFVPPTIGLAETDPECDLDYTPNVGKKRDINYVMSNSFAFGGLNAVLVFGPNPA; encoded by the coding sequence GGTATCCGCGAGGTGCAGAGCTTCGAGACGGACGAGCTTTACATCACCATCGCCGGCGAAGTCCCCGATTTCGATCCCAGAGAGCGCGAGCTGAGCAAGCAGCTCCTGATGGCGGACAAGTACTCGCAGTATGCGGGCTGTGCCGCGCGGGAGGCCGTGCAGCAGTCGGGCATCGAAACGCCCATCAGCGACGAAGACGCCTATCGCACGGCCTGCATCATCGGGTCCGGCGTCGGCGGTCTGACCACGCTCGAATTCTCCTACAAGATGCTCTTCAAGGAGAATAAGCGCGCGACCCACCCGCTGACTCTTCTGAAGGCGATCGGTTCCTCCGCTTCGGCCCACGTCAGCATCGAATACGGCATCAAGGGGCCGACCTTTGGCGTCGTCAGCGCCTGCTCGACCGCGACCCATTCGATCGGCGTCGTCTACCAGATGATCAAGAGCGGCCTGATCGACACCGGCATAGCCGGCGCCGCGGAAGCCTCGCTCAACTGGGGCGCCACCCGCGCGTGGCAGGCCATGCGCGTGCTGAGCCCCGACGGACTGTTTCCCTTTTCCAAGACGCGCAACGGCACCGTTCTCGCCGAAGGCTCGGGCATTCTCGTTCTGGAAGAGTACGAGAAGGCCAAGGCCCGCGGCGCGCCGATCCTGGCCGAGCTCATGGGCTTCGGCATGACGGCGGACGCGGCCGACATGGTGAACCCCTCGATCGAGGGCGCCTCCACTGCCATGAAGATGGCGTTGGACGAGGCCGAGCTAGCGCCGTCCGACATCGACTATATCAACGCCCATGGCACGGCCACGGCGGTGAACGACGTCAATGAGACCCGCGCGATCAAGCACGTGTTCGGCAACGCGGCCAACAACCTGTCGATCTCCTCGACCAAGTCCATGCACGGGCACACGCTCGGTGCCTGCGGCGGCATCGAGGCGGCGGCGTCCATCAAGGCGCTGGAAGAGAACTTCGTGCCGCCGACCATCGGTCTTGCCGAGACTGATCCGGAGTGCGATCTGGACTACACGCCGAATGTCGGCAAGAAGCGCGACATCAACTACGTGATGTCCAACTCGTTCGCCTTCGGCGGCCTGAACGCCGTGCTCGTGTTCGGTCCGAACCCGGCTTAA